The segment AAGGTCGATTGAGGTCATCTTGTCTTGGATACCGATTGGGTTGTCACCGTAGTTGTTGATAGCAACGTCGATGTTGAAGTCACGACCGTGTTTTGCAAAGTAGTTTGAGAAGTGAGAGTCTGCACCGTGGTAGATGGTTCCACCTGGTGTTTCAAAGACATAGTTGACTGCCTTACGAGCCATGAGTTCATCTGTCACAGGAAGTCCTGCTAATTTACCACCATTTTCGTCATAACCTTCAATCGGAAGTGTCACCAAGCAAGTACGGTCGAAGGACTCAACTGCGTGGACCTTGATGTCTTTGAATTCAAAGCTATCACCTGGTGCGATACGGATGATACGGTCAGCTGGAACGCCCCATTTTTCCCAGATGTCGCCACTTTCAACCGGTCCGACAAATTTGACATGGTCCAATTTAGGATTGTTGATGATGGCAGCGGCTGTGCTGATGTCCATGTGGTCACTGTGGACGTGCGATACTAGATAGTAGTCCAATTCATTGATGGCAAATGGATCGATAACCATTGGCTGCACACGCAAGTTTGGTTGCAATTTGCGAACACCTGCCATGTTAGCCATCTGGTGTCCCCAAACCATATCTTTCACTTTTTTAGTGGATTTTCCACGTGATGACCAGAGGTCCATGACCACGTTAGCTCCACCAGGTGTCTTAATCCAAACACCACAGTTACCCAGCCACCACATAGCAAAGTTGCCTTCTGGCACTACTTCTTCTTCAATTTCTTCATTGAGCCAAGTTCCCCACTCTGGGAAGGTTGAAAGAATCCATGATTCTCTTGTAATATCTTGAACTTTAGCCATTTTTCATTCCTCCTATAAGGCTGATTGTGTTTCTATGCTTCTAGTATATGCGCAAAAGGT is part of the Streptococcus suis genome and harbors:
- the ulaG gene encoding L-ascorbate 6-phosphate lactonase, giving the protein MAKVQDITRESWILSTFPEWGTWLNEEIEEEVVPEGNFAMWWLGNCGVWIKTPGGANVVMDLWSSRGKSTKKVKDMVWGHQMANMAGVRKLQPNLRVQPMVIDPFAINELDYYLVSHVHSDHMDISTAAAIINNPKLDHVKFVGPVESGDIWEKWGVPADRIIRIAPGDSFEFKDIKVHAVESFDRTCLVTLPIEGYDENGGKLAGLPVTDELMARKAVNYVFETPGGTIYHGADSHFSNYFAKHGRDFNIDVAINNYGDNPIGIQDKMTSIDLLRMAENLRAKVIIPVHYDIWSNFMASTDEILQLWKMRKERLQYDFHPFIWEVGGKYTYPLDKDRIEYHHPRGFDDCFLEDSNIQFKALL